In one Nocardia tengchongensis genomic region, the following are encoded:
- a CDS encoding Hsp70 family protein codes for MSSVLGVSVGAGAVRVARPFTGDSTDPTRNFAAAQPRYARARSGFDGPPDAFDVQAVPVGERRVDELVADAVGAVLAADSRISATAIAYRDENHARAIRAELARRQFTNYELVPDVVAALEFLEYSGELQGFGTVALYDLGASGLSVTVVDIGTRQVCFTERTSDISGDYLDALIREQQIASGRIAHPPDHTGLVALDKLCREAKEQLSGSSAVALPSTEGLVLLSQENFEALIMLAVESSARMTRDVILRSEQPVQAVALLGGCAQIPLVARVLRRWLGVPVIVPAAPDTVVTRGAAMLARPVMPRPAPAPFPAAPREETAPYPAEPAAARPLGSGTVEKFGRRREVSLAGVAVGALVVVAAIGITLGWGTQVLSHDSQRQDAVTSSVPTSTTRPSEPVTAAPSTTDATNESLAPLPQPQNATTTTEAPTTTVGPNTITLIPGLPPVVVPTLPPLFPPPPAQQ; via the coding sequence ATGAGTTCGGTTCTGGGAGTGTCGGTGGGGGCGGGCGCGGTTCGCGTCGCACGTCCGTTCACCGGTGATTCCACCGATCCCACCAGGAATTTCGCCGCCGCGCAGCCCCGATACGCCCGCGCGCGCAGCGGATTCGACGGTCCCCCCGACGCGTTCGACGTGCAGGCCGTGCCGGTCGGCGAACGCCGGGTCGACGAGCTGGTCGCCGACGCCGTCGGGGCCGTGCTGGCCGCCGACTCGCGCATCAGCGCCACCGCCATCGCCTACCGCGACGAGAATCACGCGCGCGCCATCCGGGCCGAGCTGGCCCGGCGGCAGTTCACCAACTACGAGCTGGTGCCGGACGTGGTGGCGGCTCTGGAGTTTCTCGAATACTCCGGTGAGCTGCAGGGTTTCGGCACCGTCGCGCTCTACGACCTAGGTGCGTCCGGTCTGTCCGTGACGGTGGTCGACATCGGCACCCGCCAGGTCTGCTTCACCGAACGCACCAGCGACATCAGTGGCGACTACCTGGACGCGCTGATCCGCGAACAGCAGATCGCTTCCGGGCGGATCGCCCATCCGCCGGACCACACCGGACTCGTCGCCCTGGACAAGCTGTGCCGCGAGGCCAAGGAACAGCTGTCCGGCAGCAGCGCGGTGGCCCTGCCCTCCACCGAGGGCCTGGTGCTGCTGTCGCAGGAGAACTTCGAAGCCCTGATCATGCTGGCGGTCGAATCCTCCGCGCGCATGACCCGCGATGTCATCCTGCGCTCCGAGCAGCCCGTGCAGGCCGTCGCCCTGCTCGGCGGCTGCGCCCAGATTCCGCTGGTGGCAAGGGTTTTGCGGCGTTGGCTGGGGGTCCCGGTCATCGTGCCCGCGGCACCCGACACGGTGGTGACCCGCGGCGCCGCCATGCTGGCCCGCCCGGTCATGCCGCGCCCGGCGCCCGCCCCGTTCCCTGCCGCGCCCCGCGAGGAGACCGCGCCGTACCCCGCCGAGCCCGCCGCGGCGCGGCCGCTGGGTTCGGGCACGGTCGAGAAGTTCGGCCGCCGCCGCGAGGTCAGCCTGGCCGGTGTCGCGGTGGGCGCCCTCGTCGTGGTGGCCGCCATCGGCATCACCCTGGGCTGGGGAACCCAAGTGCTGAGCCATGATTCGCAGCGCCAGGACGCCGTCACCAGCTCGGTGCCGACCAGCACCACCCGCCCGAGCGAACCGGTCACGGCCGCGCCCAGCACCACCGACGCCACCAACGAATCGCTGGCCCCCCTGCCGCAGCCGCAGAACGCGACGACCACCACCGAGGCGCCGACCACCACCGTCGGCCCCAACACCATCACGCTGATCCCCGGCCTGCCGCCGGTGGTCGTTCCCACGCTGCCGCCGCTCTTCCCGCCGCCGCCCGCGCAGCAGTAA
- the dcd gene encoding dCTP deaminase: MLLSDRDIRKEIANGRLGVEPFDEKLVQPSSIDVRLDSLFRVFNNTRYTHIDPAQRQDELTSLVEPAVGEPFVLHPGEFVLGSTLEVCSLPDDLAGRLEGKSSLGRLGLLTHSTAGFIDPGFSGHITLELSNVANLPITLWPGMKIGQLCLIRLTSPAEHPYGSANVGSKYQGQRGPTPSKAYLNFATPQ; this comes from the coding sequence GTGCTGCTTAGTGATCGGGACATCCGCAAGGAAATCGCCAATGGGCGTCTCGGGGTCGAGCCGTTCGACGAGAAGCTGGTGCAGCCGTCCAGCATCGATGTCCGGCTGGACAGTTTGTTCCGGGTGTTCAACAACACCCGATACACCCATATCGACCCGGCTCAGCGGCAGGACGAGCTGACCTCGCTGGTCGAGCCCGCCGTCGGCGAGCCGTTCGTGCTGCATCCGGGCGAGTTCGTGCTCGGCTCCACACTCGAGGTGTGCTCGCTGCCCGACGATCTGGCCGGACGGCTGGAGGGCAAGTCCAGCCTGGGCCGCCTCGGTCTGCTGACCCACTCGACCGCCGGGTTCATCGATCCGGGGTTCAGCGGGCACATCACGCTGGAGTTGTCCAATGTGGCCAACCTCCCGATCACGCTGTGGCCGGGCATGAAGATCGGCCAGCTGTGCCTGATCCGGCTCACCAGTCCGGCCGAGCACCCGTACGGCAGCGCGAACGTGGGCTCCAAATATCAGGGGCAGCGTGGGCCGACACCGTCGAAGGCGTACCTGAATTTCGCCACCCCGCAGTAG
- the ctaD gene encoding cytochrome c oxidase subunit I, which translates to MTAVPAREVPELEPVRPFPRRTNPQGSYLWKAITTTDPKMLGNMYLFTAMAFFLIGGLMALLMRTELARPGMQFLSPEQFNQLFTMHGTIMLLFYATPIVFGFANAVLPLQIGAPDVAFPRLNALSYWLYLFGATMATAGFITPGGAADFGWTAYTPLSLAEHAPGMGADLWIMGVAVSGVGTILGGVNMVTTVICLRCPGMTMWRMPIFTWNILVTSVLVLLAFPILTAALMGLEFDRHLGGHVFDSSSGGVILYQHLFWYFGHPEVYIVALPFFGIVTEIFPVFSRKPLFGYTTLVYATLAIGALSIAVWAHHMYATGSVLLPFFSFMTFLIAVPTGVKFFNWIGTMWRGQLTFETPMLFSVGFLVTFLFGGLSGVILASPPLDFHVSDSYFVVAHFHYVLFGTIVFATFAGIYFWFPKMTGRMLDERLGKLHFWTTFLGFHTTFLVQHWLGNQGMPRRYADYLPSDGFTTLNTISTIGSFILGFSMITFVWNVFKSFRYGELATVDDPWGSGNSLEWATTCPPPRHNFYELPRIRSERPAFELHYPHMVPRMRAEAHATWGVRKPKQVTEAGPVDSPTDH; encoded by the coding sequence ATGACCGCGGTGCCCGCTCGTGAGGTTCCCGAGCTAGAACCCGTGCGGCCATTTCCACGCCGGACGAACCCGCAGGGCTCGTATTTGTGGAAGGCCATCACCACCACCGATCCCAAAATGCTCGGGAACATGTATTTGTTCACGGCCATGGCGTTCTTCCTGATCGGCGGCCTGATGGCGCTGCTGATGCGCACGGAACTGGCCCGGCCCGGCATGCAGTTCCTGTCGCCGGAGCAGTTCAATCAGCTGTTCACCATGCACGGCACGATCATGCTGCTGTTCTACGCGACCCCGATCGTGTTCGGATTCGCCAATGCGGTGCTGCCGCTCCAGATCGGCGCCCCGGACGTCGCGTTCCCGCGGCTGAACGCGCTCAGCTACTGGCTGTACCTGTTCGGGGCCACCATGGCCACGGCCGGATTCATCACCCCGGGCGGCGCGGCCGACTTCGGCTGGACCGCCTACACCCCGCTCAGCCTCGCCGAACACGCGCCGGGCATGGGCGCGGACCTGTGGATCATGGGCGTGGCGGTGTCGGGCGTCGGCACCATTCTGGGCGGCGTCAATATGGTCACCACGGTCATCTGCCTGCGCTGCCCGGGCATGACCATGTGGCGCATGCCCATCTTCACCTGGAACATCCTGGTCACCAGTGTGCTTGTGCTGCTGGCGTTTCCGATTCTCACTGCGGCGCTGATGGGCCTGGAGTTCGACCGGCACCTGGGCGGGCACGTCTTCGACTCGTCCTCCGGCGGGGTCATCCTGTATCAGCACCTGTTCTGGTACTTCGGGCATCCCGAGGTGTACATCGTGGCGCTGCCGTTCTTCGGCATCGTGACCGAGATCTTCCCGGTCTTCAGTCGCAAGCCGCTGTTCGGTTACACCACCCTGGTGTACGCGACCCTGGCGATCGGCGCGCTGTCGATCGCGGTGTGGGCGCACCACATGTACGCGACGGGATCGGTCCTGCTGCCGTTCTTCTCGTTCATGACGTTCCTGATCGCGGTCCCGACGGGGGTGAAGTTCTTCAACTGGATCGGCACCATGTGGCGCGGGCAGTTGACCTTCGAGACGCCCATGCTGTTCTCGGTCGGGTTCCTGGTGACCTTCCTGTTCGGCGGGCTGTCGGGTGTCATCCTGGCCTCGCCGCCGCTGGATTTTCACGTGTCGGACTCGTATTTCGTTGTGGCGCACTTCCATTACGTGCTGTTCGGGACGATCGTGTTCGCCACTTTCGCGGGCATCTACTTCTGGTTCCCGAAGATGACCGGCCGCATGCTCGACGAGCGGCTCGGCAAGCTGCATTTCTGGACCACGTTCCTCGGCTTCCACACCACGTTCCTGGTGCAGCACTGGCTCGGGAATCAGGGCATGCCGCGCCGGTACGCGGATTATCTGCCGAGCGATGGATTCACCACGCTCAACACCATTTCCACCATCGGCTCGTTCATTCTCGGATTCTCGATGATCACGTTCGTGTGGAACGTCTTCAAATCCTTCCGCTACGGCGAACTCGCGACCGTGGACGATCCCTGGGGCTCCGGCAATTCCCTGGAATGGGCCACCACCTGCCCGCCGCCGCGACACAACTTCTACGAGCTGCCCCGCATCCGCTCCGAACGCCCGGCCTTCGAGCTGCACTACCCGCACATGGTTCCGCGCATGCGCGCCGAGGCCCACGCCACCTGGGGAGTGCGCAAGCCGAAGCAGGTCACCGAGGCCGGGCCAGTCGACTCGCCGACCGACCATTGA
- a CDS encoding alpha/beta fold hydrolase, translating to MTTLNHHRTGSGDPLVLVHGVGSRWEVWEPIIGALAESFDVIAVDLPGFGGSAPLPTTTVTTLADALADFLAAERLEQPHLAGNSMGGGIVLELAARGLARSATAFSPIGYWDTPGRIWCQQALGRAKQLLTALRPTLPTVLGTTAGRSALGLVFGKPWLLDTRMAMDTADGLLDATGFDAALASFTDFRLPDPSALADVPVTIAWGNRDILLTYATQARRARTLLPGARHLTLHGSGHTPFSDDPAGCARLLLDRLG from the coding sequence ATGACCACGTTGAACCATCACCGCACCGGCAGCGGCGACCCGCTCGTCCTGGTGCACGGCGTCGGCAGCCGCTGGGAGGTGTGGGAGCCGATCATCGGCGCCCTGGCCGAATCCTTCGACGTGATCGCCGTGGACCTGCCCGGCTTCGGCGGCAGCGCGCCGCTGCCCACCACCACGGTCACCACCCTCGCCGACGCCCTCGCCGACTTCCTCGCCGCCGAACGCCTCGAGCAGCCGCACCTGGCAGGCAATTCCATGGGCGGCGGCATCGTCCTGGAACTGGCCGCGCGCGGCCTGGCCCGGTCGGCCACCGCCTTCTCCCCCATCGGGTACTGGGACACGCCCGGCCGGATCTGGTGCCAGCAGGCGCTGGGCCGGGCCAAACAACTGCTCACCGCACTACGTCCGACCCTGCCCACCGTGCTCGGCACCACCGCCGGCCGGTCCGCCCTCGGCCTGGTGTTCGGCAAGCCGTGGCTGCTCGACACCCGGATGGCCATGGACACCGCGGACGGCCTGCTCGACGCGACGGGTTTCGACGCCGCGCTGGCCTCGTTCACCGACTTCCGGCTGCCCGACCCGAGCGCGCTGGCCGATGTCCCGGTCACGATCGCGTGGGGCAACCGTGACATTCTGCTCACGTACGCCACCCAGGCCCGCCGCGCCCGCACGCTGCTGCCCGGTGCGCGGCACCTCACCCTGCACGGCAGCGGCCACACGCCCTTCTCCGACGATCCGGCCGGCTGCGCCCGCCTGCTCCTGGACCGACTCGGATAA